tttaaaattttttttactgaaaataataaaatatattgtGTTTAATAGGTTACATCATTTCAAAGTATGCATCCGGCAACAAACGAACCCGTTGAGGTTAAATTGACGTTGAGACAGAAAAGGCGTGCTGCGGACAGCATCCATTTCTACAATGTTCTTATCAGGAAGATTGCTCGCATATTGGGCATGGTTCAGATAAACCGAAACTATTTTAATCCGAGTTCGCCAATTTTTATGGCTGCTGAAAAGTAAATTTGGCTTATGGTAACTTCTTAATTGAAGATAAGTATAttaatgtttttcatttttagactGGAGGTCTGGCCTGGCTATGTAACTGccatcaacgaatttgaagaTGGACTAATGTTGTGCTGCGATGTTTCATTCCGAGTACTGCGCACAACTACTGTTCGCGATGAGCTGTAAGAATAGGTTTACTATTAATCTCGCAATATGTTAAATGCCTTGTTTGCAGCGTGGAAATGAGTAAGAAAGGCGGATATTTCCATCAGACGGCTCAAGATGTTCTCATTGGACTCTCGGTGCTTACGCGTTACAATAACAAAATGTACCGCATCGATGAGATCCTTTTCGATAAAAATCCTTTATCGATTTTTGACTGTCAGGGCGAACCAATGTCATATGTAGACTACTACAAGAAGCAGTATAACATTGATATTCAAGACAAGGGCCAACCAAtgctgctaaataggtgagtTTTCATAAATCTTACATGTCAAACaacaattaaattgaaattttaatttagattgaagaaaaagatgcaAGGGAAAGAAGACGAAACTGTTCTTGTGTGTCTGGTGCCTGAGTTGTGCTTCCTAACGGGACTGGATGATCGTCTAAGAAGTAATTTTACGATTATGAGATCTCTTGCGACTCACACTAAAGTCGCGCCAATGGCTAGAGTAAAGGCACTGACCGACTACATCCAATCCGTTAACAGTAAGttataaaattgttttaatgtttttgtttgcgtTCCTTAATTGTGTTACTGTTGCAGACAATGAGAGAGCTAAAAGTGTTCTCTCGGAATGGGGCCTTTCTTTAGCTCCTATGCCGCTATCCCTTGAGGGCCGAGTGATCGAAccagaaaagatttttctgaGTAAATCTAATTTCACTACTAATCCCCAATGTGACTGGTCCCGTAATCTGGGCAACGACATATTAGTCGCGGTCAAAATTGAAACATGGATTTTGGTATACACGGATCGAAATCTGAATAATGCTAATGATTTTAGCAAGACTTTAATGGAAGTTGGATCGAAGATGGGTATTCGCATAAAACCACCTAAAATGGTGGGTTTGCCCAATGACCGCACAGATACGTACGTTAATCGTATCAGGGATGAAATCAATTCTTCGGTAATAAAGCATTCATCATCACCACCTTGGATAAAtcagaattttcaaattttctcttcctttttccaGCTTCAGTTGGTGGTTGCTATTTTTCCTACTTCGCGGGATGATCGTTACGCTGCCGTCAAAACTCTATGCACTGCTCAATATGCCATTCCATCTCAAATGATGAACAGCAAAACGATCTCAAATCCGTCCAAGCTTCGATCTATTGTTCAGAAAATCGCTCTTCAGATAAACTGCAAAATGGGAGGTGAACTTTGGGCTGTTAGCATTCCCACCAAGACTTTGATGGTCTGTGGAGTGGACGTTTACCATGACCCAACGAAACGTGGACAGTCTGTGGTAGGTTTCGTTGCTTCAGTGAACCCCGGACTGACACGATGGTTCAGCCGTGCCAAATATCAAGGACCTGGAGTTGAGTTGGTTGACACATTGAAGATTTGTTTCCTCGAGTCGTTGAAAAAGTATTATGAGGTACGTGATGACATCGATAATTTGGTTTTTAGTTTATTCTTGCTTTTTAGTAGTTGATGCAAATGTTGTCATTTTAGCTCAATCAAGATTacccaaaacaaattgttttgtttcgtgaCGGAGTTGGAGATGGACAGCTGCAATTTGCTGCCGCACATGAAGCCGCGCAGTTTTTGTCAGCATTCCAAGCATTGTCTCCTCCATTTGAACCAAAGTTTACTATGGTGGTGGTGCAAAAGAGGATCAATACTCGCTTGTTTCATAACTCGgtgagttttttgttttgttgttgttttgctttCTAGTTCTTACTgaattggtttattttttcttttcttatagaGAGGTGCAATAAACAATCCTCCACCAGGGACTGTTGTCGACCACACAGTGACCCGTCGAGATTGGTGGGATTTTTTCCTCGTTTCGCAATTTGTCACCCAGGGCACAGTTTCGCCCACTCATTTTATTGTCGTGCACGATGGCGGAATGAAGCCGGATAATTTGCAAAAGTTGGCCTACAAAATGACTCACATGTATTACAATTGGCCGGGAACTATTCGCGTTCCAGCTCCTTGTCAGGTAATCTAAACGGAAAAATTGTCATTGTTCTATTACTcggtaattaattaaaaactttttttctttttgcagtACGCTCACAAATTGGCCTATTTGGTTGGCGAGAGCATTCGCAAGGAACCCCAACTAGAATTGTCCAATCGTCTCTACTTTCTGTAAAAAACAGAAGTCTTCAGTTTTGGATCTGGTGAAATACCAAATTTTCTTAAAGAAGATATGAAACACCGTATTATTAGGTGGTTGCTTTTCAACTCAGGAATATTGATTTCTTAtgtttgcttttttaattCCACTTTTGAGTCACGTTCGTGATTTAATCTCATATAACAAGGAAGAGGTGTTCGTTTCATCTCAagtgatatttttttccagcgtatttataaaaaaaacgctCTGTACATCTAATCAAGTAAATAAACTTATCTttttcaaaccttttttttctaatacaTTTATCTTAAGGTTTTTTAGACCTGAATAAGCCTTAAAACTTTAATTTTCACTAGTATGTGTCTTTAGTTTTCCTTGATTGGCCGATTCTGTTTTGAAAAGCCGCTTTTCATCGTTTTGAGGCTGGATATAGGAAGAGGGATGGGCGAATTCCGAATTGGCTTGTCCTTggaatcaaacaaaagaaacacggTCTTACTAAATGTATTCTGCTGGTAGTGGTCGTGGCGGCTGGTCTTTTACATGGGTTTATGCGTCAGCACATTGCATCACAGATTACTTCTGCCAGGTGGCGGGGTCGAAAATGCCTAGGGCTTGTGCTATTTTAAGAACTTCGGCACTGTCGTCTTACTTTGAAGCTTTCTCCACGTGTTGAACAATATTTTCGAATGTGCTGAGCCCACCTCGTCTGACTATTGGGTTTATGTGTTTAACTTTTGTGTAACTAGCAGATAAGCTATCTGTACTTATCCAGATATCCTGCCTTCAGCCATCTCTCTCCTGCTTATCTGTCAATTGTGAGTTTCAATTGCATGAAGTGCAACGAGATTCTAGACGACGACGCATTTGGACACGCCTGAGAACAGACACGAATATGGCAACTACTAAGGATAAAACTTCTCGAGTTAAGGTATTATGCATTTGTCGTTCATGTGtaggttatttttgttgtttaactCAAAGTGTATGTTCTCTTTATTTCAATTAGGTCAGCAGACGACTCAACGAGTCTGAGCAAGAGCACATACGTCATACTTTTCTGTCAGCTGGAGGCGCCCCACGTGCAGCGGCTTTGAGTCCGGCATTACAAACCCCGGACAAACCCAGTAAATTGACACCGATTCACAACGAGTGTTTCTATAACCATGGCAGCGACTTAGTTGAAGCCCTCAAATCTCATCTGAATGACCTAACAGATCCAGAGGAAATTAATTGGCAAGACCCAATCGGCCTGAGTTCGTTGCACTTGCTTTGTGGGTTTAATGGATCAAATCACTTTATAGAAGCTCTGAAACTGATGCTGGAAAATGGAGCAAACTTAAAAGCCGTCGATTTAAGGGGATACACCCCTTTTCACTACATGTGCTTTAATGCCATGATTTCTACAGAATTGCAACTACAAGGATTAGAAGAATTGTTGCGCTCTGGGGCAGACATTAACGCCAAAGAATATCGAGTgcgagcctctccacttcacCTGTTGTGTAATTACAACACCACCAAGAAGTTGGATTCCATTCTGTCTTTTTTCGTCCTTCGTCGGGCCAGTCTCCATGCAAAAACGATAGAAAACCGAACCGCATTGCATTGTTTGTGTCGGACTCATCACGATGAGCATCTTCTCGGAGCTGTTGCGGTTTTGGTCCGACACGGAGCCGATGCCAACATTCGTGACGATAAGGTAACGTTCTTAACATTCTTGCAATAAAGTGTCGAAATAAATGTTGAATTGTTATCACAAGAACATCACGGCTCTTCACGAAGTCTGCCTCTTTTACCAACGCCCTAATTTGGGTGACGTAATCGATCAATTGCTGAGTGCCAAAGCTACTTGCATCAATTACGGGGCTATGCACAAGAGGACAGCACTTCATTTGATTGCTCTTCATTATCACGAAGACAATCTACCCGAATTGATCGAGTCCATGATTGGACGACACggtaatttataatttataaatCCTGTATGTATTTATAGTCAcagtttatatattttttcccccttacaGGTGCTGATCCAAATCAGAGTGATGAAAAATACCGGACACCTCTCCATTATTTCCTGCAGTACAACCGTTCTAGTCGCTGGACTGAAGCCGTTGAAGTGTTGATCCGTCGCGATGGAGATTTAGAGAGTCACGACATCAGATTGGGTCGAACTGCTCTATTACACGCGTGTTTGAACTTCTACCAGGTGGCGGAACTACCAAAGGTCATCGATTTACTGGTGAAACACAAGGCCAACGTCAACGTATTGGACAAATGCAATCGTAGCGTATTACATTATTTGACTTCCGCCTTGGCGGTCGATTTGAACGTGGGTCGTTGCGTTGAGTTGATTCTGCCACACCTCAAACAACAAACGGTCGATGCAGTTTCAACGGAAGGCACAACGGCGCTGACGCAAGCCGCTCGAATTGGATGTCACGCCACACTCCGCCAATTGATCCCAATGGCTAACAAGAACGTCACGGATTCCTTTGGCAAAAATGTCTTGGATCATCTGAAAGAATTTGGTGAAAGGAAAATTCGAGCCCTTTGTTTCTGCTGTCAATCCGTCGGGCCTCCGGAATTGGCGCCAGCTCTAGTAAAAAatctgatgaaaaaagaacgcATCCGCTTACGTCAGCCGGAAAAGTTTGGTCTAGTCGAATTAGAACGCTATTTGCTGGACGTGAGTCCTTACGTCACCTTTCTCTACGAGGATCAACTGTACAAGTCAGCAACGCCCAAATGGATGGAGTTTCTAGACTTTTGGAACCATTCGGAGCAGTTGAGTTTGAGTGATACCGTACGAGTCCAGCGATTCATTCGTGATATGACTCATCCATGTAAATTGCCTCCTTTAATCCCGGCACGCCGCAACAAGTGCGGATGGTGTGACGCCATTGGCAGCGTTCATGGCTACGTGAAAGCTCTGACAGAGAAGGCCGGCCAGATGGATTGCCGTTTCCGCCCATCATCCGTCATATCTTACGGTTCCATCGCCGAAGGCTCCAAACTATTCGCACCGGTAATAATGAACTTGGTAGTTATCGCTAATCAAATTTGATcttgttcttcatttttctataggattcttttcatttcgcCATTGTCATGGCCGACTGGTACGAAGATCCTTCACATCCGCAGACGATCCGTTATAATGGCGACGCTGTTCTCGTTGATAAATTCATGACGCAAGCGAAACTCCCTGTCATTTCCTCCAACAAAATAAGTCAGTATTACCACGCGTTGCTGGAGACGGCCGCCAGCTGGATTCAGCGCTTCGAGATCCTTGAACACTGGACGTCCAGCTTTGACGAAATCAATACGACTCTTTATTTGGTCCATCGGCCTAAAAACAACCAACCACCTCTGCGTTTAGCTATCACACTATCTTTGGTTGTTGAGCGTGCCGCCGGTGTGGCCCTCGTGCGGAGTCAATTGCCTAGTTGGTGTCGGGTGGCCGAGAGAGGCGAGAATTTGGAATACTTGGCTGCTAAACCCGGAATGGACGGTTGGCGAGCTATTTATCCGGCCCTGGAACGAGATAGGTAATCTAAACTTTCCTCAAGTATTCAAAGGCCAAAATGGATGCCCATTGCGGATGAATTagcaattttcaaattgaaatgaattatcGTTTTTTTGACATTCTGCAGCATCAGGCATTCCGGTTCAACCGTGCTGCAAGTCTTCCAGTTGATCAAACTCCTTGTAGCCGCCAATAACAGCACGGAAGAGGGCCAAGTCCTGAAACGGGATCCCACCTCTTTCGCCCTTAAGAATTGCCTGCTGCTCTACATGGAATTGAATCCGCCGCCGTGGAACACTGTCGACATCATCGTGCACAGTCAGGGCGTCATCGACGTTCTCCTGGACAAGCACGACTTTTCGATGAGTTTCTTTGACGGCAAAGAGAAGATCACTGTCGATCAGATGCCACTTTTCTCGCCCATACCTTACGACGTCAAGAAGCGGCTCATGTTGATCAAAGTGCAGCTGACGTGGCTACTCAACGCAAGACATCATTCATTCACTATCTAATTATAGATATGACTCGAGTCGTACGTGTTATGCTTTGGCTGTTGAGCCATGAAATACAATTTCAGTTTTGGGGTTTCAAATAAGGTAAAACTTAAGGCAATTCTAATAGCTTATCGGTAGCAGAATGCGGCAACAACGAACTTTAGTTTGAGATCGACAGGTGTCAGCTCTTCACAAATAAAATCATGGGTGACGTCTGTCTGCCGAGTCAGAGTGACGGACGGTAAGGCAGGCCTATCTCTGATGTGATAAAGGAAAAGCCAACCTCAGCGACTCTCCTATGATAACGTTGATTGAATAAGATATTCATCTCCTTTCGACAATTCAGTTTTCTGCCAGAATGCCGATATATTTGTACTACATTTCTCTGAGTCCTCCTTGTAGGGCTGTCATGATGACGGCGTATTTGGCCGGAGTGGACCTCAATCTGAAGCTGCTCAACCTGATGAACCGCGACCAGTTGAAACCGGAATTCCTGAAGATCAATCCGCAGCACAACGTCCCCACCATCGTCGACGACGGATTTTGTTTGAACGAGAGCCAGGCCATTTCGGCTTATCTGATTAACCGATACGGTGGCCAGAAGGGGCAGCATCTCTATCCGGAAGATGCCCAGCAACGAGCAGTCATCGATCAGCTTCTCAATTTCGATGCGTCCGTCCTCTTCGTCAACATGAGGAATTTATACGTACGTAAAATAGTCGCCTgcccttattattattgtttggTCTGACCAAAAAGGGGATCCTCGCATTGATGTCACGAGCAATGGTTATATATGCAGATTCCTGTGGTGATGGGTGGAGCTAAGCAGCTGGATCCGGCAGCTTTGGAGAAATATCACGACGGAATTGGATTCCTTGACACTGTGATAGGCGATCGAGCTTACGCAGCTGGCCAGCATTTGACGATTGCGGATCTGGCGCTCGTGGCCTCCATTTCTTCCTACGATGTGAGTTGTTGTTTCTGAGCTTGTCTTAGACATGTCTGACTCACCATACAACTGCGGAGAGACTGAGAGTATTTATTATGTCATTTGTTGACAGGCCATCGACAGCCAGATCTTGGACAAATATCCCAACGTCCAGAAGTGGTTCAAACGCTGCCAAAACGAGATCCCTCACTACGAGGAACTCAACGGTGGCGGAGCGAAAATTCACGGCCAGTTCATTCAAAAGAGCCTCAAAAAGATGGAAGAAGCTTGAAATTATGTTGAAAATACCTCGCAGAGAAATTAATAAACGGAGAAATTGGAGCTGCATCAGGCCTTGTGCACCGGTTATATGATATCCAGTGAGCAAACTGATACTGATTACACAAGATATGGTGTGTCTTCTATAAAttaccattttaaaaataaaacaggagCGAATGACGTCATTCGCCTATTGATCTAGAGATAAGAAACAAAGTTCTAGTCCTACTTAGCCTCACAACAGACTGAAGAAATTTCCATTGGAATAACTCTAGGTTTATAAATTTTACAACAATCGATCCGGGTCTTTCTGCGTCACGTAGCTCAAATGTAATCCCGTTTGAATTTGTGTCGAATTATTTTGTCGATACCTTCGCGCGACGACGACATGAGTTTTATAACGATATTTCAAGATAACGAAATACCGGACTTGTGTCCATTTGTTTTGACCCGCTTCGCACATaaccaaatagaaaaaaaaaacaggtagGCTACCTGTTACGATTTTACGAAAACAAGCGTGAATGACATTTGACATTAAGAGAAGTGACAGCAGAATGCAAATTTGGCCATAAATTTAGACTAGATCCCTCAATCTGATTACACGCTCCATTTTGGTGGCTTTCTAAAAGCCAAGCTAAAAGCGCATATGCAACAATTATACGACTCGCAGTTCTTTAAGGGCGCAAACGTCAAAACCTGACGGACATTCCAGTTATGGATTAGAGAATGGAATGTAAATATAGCCAcgtagcaacaacaaaaaaaaacgaacccaaataaaaataattcaactaaCGTATACAGTTCATAAATTTAGTggcaacctttttttaaaaaatgacgtcGTATACTATTAGAACGTAAATAATGGACGTCCCTATTCGAAAACAATATCCTTCTCATTGTGTCCGGTTTTCTGCTAGAAAACCGGACCGAGACAAATATCGGATGATTGATGACAGGCGGTTGTGTCCGACGATAGTGTGTCCGTTGGTTTTTACATGGCCGGTCGGTCAGAGGAGAGGGCCAAACTACAAATAAAGGCACAATTGACAGGTCAATGGGCGTAAATGTAAAAGGAcgtaaatcaaaaaaatattattcacgAATATCtcgagacaaaaaagaaaaagtttcgcAAGAAAGTTAGCCATGTAAAGCGACAGGGTTGCGGAATGGCCGGTTGAATAATGCCctcatttgaataataatatgtAAAAATCATAAATCATTCTCTTAAAGATGTGGTGTTCTCTCTGTCCGCCGTGAATAATACGCTGATAAACCAAAAACCTGCCAGACGATTCCACAGATTTCAAACGACTCTGTATAGCGATAAAACATATCACGGCCGGAGTACAACAATAGTCAACAACTAACacacgaaaaaagagagagaagaccaGCAATAGCATGCGTGTAAGTCCCTTTCTGAATTGGCGGTCAAGTGGCATGCTCCCCCAAAATGGCTATAGAGGTATTGTGAGTGGCGATGTACCAGCGCGAGTCGCTGTTTGCTATGCGGATTCCAAGATTTCTCCAATAACCACACCACAAAGTGTTGGCACGGTAGCGCTATTCATAAATTTCGGATTTTCAGCTATCGATTCTGGGTATAGCCAACAAAAAGTTCGTTTTCTCAGCTCGAgatctttttcatttatttgtgcCACTCTTTCCACGACAAACGGCCCAGCGCATTTAATAAAACTTGCAGAGATGCCAGTTGCCTGGAAGCAATCACAGTTGCAATCAATATCGACTCCAGTCTCCTTGACGACGATATACATTTATAAGTTGAGCTAATACCTGACGACTGAAAAGTCCCAACAGGGAAATTGATGGCAACTTATAGTGAAAAATGCCGAGTTGCTCTATAACTTTTTTAGACGATTTCCCGCTGTATAGTACTTTTTGACAAAAACGAATCGAAATACAAGTTTGTAAAGTGCGTCGGTTTCCTAGGAAATTCGTCTTTCTGTCCAGTATATACAACACGAAAAATGGCAACCGGCAATCACTTTCAGTTTTTGTTCACGAATGATTTATATGACAGCCGTTAAAATACGTTTTGCGATATATTTGCAAGTATAGATTCCTCCTCCAGACGTCGTTTGAAcgtgaaaaaagaatatttgcGATTGCTTTCGCATCGACTCAAGCAGACAACGGCAGATAGCTTATTTGCAGTTGTTCtctcttggcttccaagagaATCCTGGACTAGATCTAAAAGTAATTATCTGCGGATTTCgtgcaaatttttactttatctTGTCTCTGTGGTAGGGGGGCTCAGTCgtaacttgaagaaataaactATTTGATCCTAAAATAATTccgatccgttcagcggatgTCGAGCGCGGGTGAGAAAACCGCTTTGATAGTTTTTGATCGGTTTGGATTTAGAGGGAGGTCGATTTTTaattctatcgatatcttaatcatcatcatggtcaattagaagattagtgtcgtctgctttattAGTTTTGTTTACaagtttcgaaaaagagaGCGAAGTTTGATACTACAaagaaacatatttttttatttatttattagtatATGTTTTGGAAACATAATACGTGGCTGCACGAATAAACAATAATATTACAAAAACGTGATCGTCACGCTAGTGTTAACTTTGGTAACATCTCTTTAGAGAATCGTTTAATGCACACACACTGTTTGGCAGGTTATTAgagcttaaatagaagagttaaatcTGTTTCAAATTTGTAGATGTTAGTGCCTAattagcatttatcatgtaaaGCTCCCTgttgatgcatggcagtttgtttgtacTATGtaactttgtttcttttttgcacATTTTAGGtttgagccagccatcataactTCAAGATATGCAAGTTTCGCTTATGCTGGacatcagcagcaacaatcTTAGTCTCatcatcgcttgggtaatgatttttgttagGCTACTTTTATTTCTGCAACCTGCTATAGATATTTGAATGATGCATAACTTGCATTGCATGCAGTGTTTTTCATTAAAACCTtaaattctcctgtttattaacaattaggcTGTTATGCTATGTCTCAATTTAAATTATTCCTTACTTGGTGTTTCTGTCAATGTTTtctgtaacttttttttgatttttgatttagaTATGCAGCATCCAGTTTTATTGG
Above is a genomic segment from Daphnia pulicaria isolate SC F1-1A chromosome 8, SC_F0-13Bv2, whole genome shotgun sequence containing:
- the LOC124310909 gene encoding piwi-like protein Ago3, which gives rise to MSEQGSIGRGRIAAGGRGAQLLAALEANRRPGQPSVPVEPPADPTLPSAAAALSDVSAAKAPAGRGSAMVQLLARRRVMGSAASPEVGASASSVQSPTQSSSIVSPSISNPSSPSVISQISVESATQVTTIVGNLNPVGRGIVARMRSLEVSSTTVKEAVKSVAQEKPKIQPKSEEVYPKPILTHQENAPIVKKGEMGNRVDVVANYVRVNIDPGKGIYEYEVSFFPSCDSKQVRFQLLNQHRETLGPAKTFDGVTLYLPYQFENTVTSFQSMHPATNEPVEVKLTLRQKRRAADSIHFYNVLIRKIARILGMVQINRNYFNPSSPIFMAAEKLEVWPGYVTAINEFEDGLMLCCDVSFRVLRTTTVRDELVEMSKKGGYFHQTAQDVLIGLSVLTRYNNKMYRIDEILFDKNPLSIFDCQGEPMSYVDYYKKQYNIDIQDKGQPMLLNRLKKKMQGKEDETVLVCLVPELCFLTGLDDRLRSNFTIMRSLATHTKVAPMARVKALTDYIQSVNNNERAKSVLSEWGLSLAPMPLSLEGRVIEPEKIFLSKSNFTTNPQCDWSRNLGNDILVAVKIETWILVYTDRNLNNANDFSKTLMEVGSKMGIRIKPPKMVGLPNDRTDTYVNRIRDEINSSLQLVVAIFPTSRDDRYAAVKTLCTAQYAIPSQMMNSKTISNPSKLRSIVQKIALQINCKMGGELWAVSIPTKTLMVCGVDVYHDPTKRGQSVVGFVASVNPGLTRWFSRAKYQGPGVELVDTLKICFLESLKKYYELNQDYPKQIVLFRDGVGDGQLQFAAAHEAAQFLSAFQALSPPFEPKFTMVVVQKRINTRLFHNSRGAINNPPPGTVVDHTVTRRDWWDFFLVSQFVTQGTVSPTHFIVVHDGGMKPDNLQKLAYKMTHMYYNWPGTIRVPAPCQYAHKLAYLVGESIRKEPQLELSNRLYFL
- the LOC124310916 gene encoding uncharacterized protein LOC124310916, with protein sequence MATTKDKTSRVKVSRRLNESEQEHIRHTFLSAGGAPRAAALSPALQTPDKPSKLTPIHNECFYNHGSDLVEALKSHLNDLTDPEEINWQDPIGLSSLHLLCGFNGSNHFIEALKLMLENGANLKAVDLRGYTPFHYMCFNAMISTELQLQGLEELLRSGADINAKEYRVRASPLHLLCNYNTTKKLDSILSFFVLRRASLHAKTIENRTALHCLCRTHHDEHLLGAVAVLVRHGADANIRDDKNITALHEVCLFYQRPNLGDVIDQLLSAKATCINYGAMHKRTALHLIALHYHEDNLPELIESMIGRHGADPNQSDEKYRTPLHYFLQYNRSSRWTEAVEVLIRRDGDLESHDIRLGRTALLHACLNFYQVAELPKVIDLLVKHKANVNVLDKCNRSVLHYLTSALAVDLNVGRCVELILPHLKQQTVDAVSTEGTTALTQAARIGCHATLRQLIPMANKNVTDSFGKNVLDHLKEFGERKIRALCFCCQSVGPPELAPALVKNLMKKERIRLRQPEKFGLVELERYLLDVSPYVTFLYEDQLYKSATPKWMEFLDFWNHSEQLSLSDTVRVQRFIRDMTHPCKLPPLIPARRNKCGWCDAIGSVHGYVKALTEKAGQMDCRFRPSSVISYGSIAEGSKLFAPDSFHFAIVMADWYEDPSHPQTIRYNGDAVLVDKFMTQAKLPVISSNKISQYYHALLETAASWIQRFEILEHWTSSFDEINTTLYLVHRPKNNQPPLRLAITLSLVVERAAGVALVRSQLPSWCRVAERGENLEYLAAKPGMDGWRAIYPALERDSIRHSGSTVLQVFQLIKLLVAANNSTEEGQVLKRDPTSFALKNCLLLYMELNPPPWNTVDIIVHSQGVIDVLLDKHDFSMSFFDGKEKITVDQMPLFSPIPYDVKKRLMLIKVQLTWLLNARHHSFTI
- the LOC124311395 gene encoding glutathione S-transferase 1-1-like, whose translation is MPIYLYYISLSPPCRAVMMTAYLAGVDLNLKLLNLMNRDQLKPEFLKINPQHNVPTIVDDGFCLNESQAISAYLINRYGGQKGQHLYPEDAQQRAVIDQLLNFDASVLFVNMRNLYIPVVMGGAKQLDPAALEKYHDGIGFLDTVIGDRAYAAGQHLTIADLALVASISSYDAIDSQILDKYPNVQKWFKRCQNEIPHYEELNGGGAKIHGQFIQKSLKKMEEA